The Paenibacillus amylolyticus genome contains the following window.
AACTGTTCGCTCAGTGGACAATATGATATTCTATAAATCGTGTATAATGTACGGTTGGTAGAACAAAAGTTAAGCCATACAGGACTTCATCGCCTGGTATGGCTTTTCCGTTGAATAAAGAAAGATTAATTTACAGAGGAGGTGCGGCGGGGATGGATAAAAAGAGTAAATGGCTTGCAGTTGTCATTATTATCATTGGAACAATGATGTTATTGAATCAGAATATCAACTTGCTAACCGCTGCCGCACTGATTCTGTTAACGGTTGGAATGCTTCAAGTCCGCAAAGGAGATACGCGTAAAGGTTATCGATATCTTGGCATTGGTGCGGCACTGTTATTGTTAGATAATTTAATGATTGTATTTTTGATTGTACTCGCTTCTTTAGCTTATTTTTATTCAAAAAACAAAAAGATTCATCTGGACGAAGGTGTTATGAAGAAACATAATTTCATGGCTCGGTACTACTGGGATCAATCATCCTGGACATTACGTAGTATGAGTCTGTGGCATGCCTTGGGTGAGGTTAATGCAGATCTGTCTCTTTCAATTCCGGAGGAGAAACAAACGATTGTGCTGCTGCAAGGCGTTATGGGGAATGTTCGTCTGACGCTGCCAGAGGATTATGGTGTAGAGATTGAAGCATCGGTTCTTTTCGGCCGAATTAATCTTCTTGGAGAACAAGATAGCGGCATGATGAACAAAATAGTATGGAGAACACCTGGATATGAGTCCAGTGAGCATAAAGCAAAATTTGTCATTTCTTATATTGTTGGCGACCTAAGCATAAGTCATTCGTAGTAAAATAGATGAAGAGAAGGAGGAGACCCCGATGAAGACAAAGCGACATACCGACATGGTAACCCGAAGTATGGGTGAAGGGATCCTCCTGGTTTTCATTGTCCTTGCAGTTGTTTTGTATGTATTGTATACATATGGTTATATTGCTCCATTTGCTGGCTGGAGTCATCTGATTCAATCGGGTCTTGCGTTATTGCTGCTTCTGATTGGAATTGGTGCGGTCTTTGGATTCTACCAGAGTTATCGGGTTAAACGCCGGCTTGAACTGCTGCGGGAAACACTTCTACTGTGGGAGAAGGGCTCTCTATCACGCACTGTACCTGATCTGGGCGATGATGATGTGGGCCGTTTAAGTGAGCAACTTGGACGAATCGGCAAAAAGTGGGAAGATCAGGTATCTTCTCTCCAGCGATTGTCTACTCATAATGCACAGCTTGCGGAGCAAGCCCGAATAACGGCTATTGTGGAAGAGCGGCAGCGGCTGGCAAGGGAGCTGCATGATGCGGTATCGCAGCAATTGTTCGCGATCTCCATGACAGCAACGGCCGTTGGACGGAAGATGGAGAAGGATTTTGAACGTGCTCAGCGGCAGGTGGCTCTGATTGAGGAGATGGCTTCGGTAGCACAGTCCGAGATGCGAGCATTATTGTTACATCTGCGGCCAGTCTATCTGGAGGGCAAACAACTCGAACAAGGTCTGCGTGATCTGGTGATGGAACTGAAAACAAAAGTACCCATGGATATTGTGCTCGAAATAGATGAAGATATTGATCTGATTAAAGGCATCGAGAATCATCTGTTCCGCATCATTCAGGAGGCTATGTCCAATACGTTACGGCATGCGAAGGCGGAGAAAATGGAGATACGGCTCCAGCGCCGTACGGATGCGATCCGGGTACTGATTCGTGATGATGGGCAAGGCTTTGATCTGGATGAGAATAAACAGGCTTCCTACGGTCTGGCCAACATGCGTGAACGGGTTACGGAGATTGGTGGAGCCATACAATTTGTAACGGCGCCTGGTAAGGGAACGCGAATTGAGATTACGATACCTTTGATGAGTGATGAAAGCGAGGAAGAACATGTCAATGGAACCGGAAGTCGAAACGGAGACAGAAACGTCGATCAAAGTATTACTCGTGGATGATCATGAGATGGTCCGTATTGGTCTTGCAGCGGTACTGGATACCGAAGATGGAATTGAAGTTGTTGGTGAAGCAGGCAGTGGAGAGGAAGGCATTCGGCTTGCGCAGGAATATAAGCCTGATGTGGTTCTGATGGATCTGGTGATGGAAGGCATGGATGGCATTGAGGCTACCCGTCAGGTACTTAAAATGTATCCGGAGTGCAAAGTCATCGTGTTAACCAGTTACCTGGATGATGAAAAAATGTATCCTGTTATTGAAGCAGGCGCATTCAGTTATCTGTTGAAAACATCAAGAGCCAATGAAGTGGCAGATGCGATTCGCGCAGCAGCTCGCGGACAATCCGTTCTGGAGTCACAGGTTGCTTCAAAAATGATGAATCGATTCCGGCAGCCACAGGCAGCAGCCCCTTTGCATGATGAATTGACCGAACGTGAGATGGATGTACTCCGGTTGCTGGCTAAAGGCAAATCGAATCAGGACATCGCGGATGATCTGATCATCGGCATTAAGACGGTCAAATTCCATGTTACGAATTTACTCGCAAAATTGGGCGTAGACGACCGTACACAGGCCGCGATCTATGCGTATAAGAATGGACTTGCAGAGTAATAACAGCGATCGGAAGGTTGTTTTGTCATCGGAGTGGCGAGTGTAAATATGGATGAGTTCAATTTAGTTAGAAAAGGTTGAATGTAAAGCTCTGATCTGCCATGTAAGTGGTGGGTGGGGCTTTTTTTGATGTGTTTGGACGAAGTATAGCTAATGTGGGATAGGGGCATACTGTTGATAGATTCATAGAATGCAAGAATGAACGGGGGATTCACATGTTAAATCGTTGGATGACAGCAGGTATATTGGCAATAGCTATCATTATTCTAATCGGTGTGACACAGGTATACGCAGAGAAGAACGAACCCCACAGCCCAACTGGAACAGTTAATCTATACTGCTGACAGTGTGGTGGATAAAGTGGATCGTCTGGTGATCAAATGGCAAGGAGAAGGCCGGGGGACGCGCAAGCGCAGGCCGTATTACTAACTCGTCACTTGGGGCTGGAACAACCGGTACGGGTACACCAGACAGGCCATGATGTCTATCGCAGTGAGATGGCTGTCAATGAATTTACAGGAGAAGCAGGCGTGTTGGTCAATGTCGTCGAGACAGGAGATAAAGGTTACTACGCCATCGTACAAATTTCAGGGGATGCACATACGGATCGGAAGGCAATCATGGCCGTACATGAGCAGATCAGTCAACTGCTTGCAGACTCAGGGATGAAGGCAACCTGGAATATGTCTGTGCAAGGTACGGCAGCCCATGCTATGCAACCTGATGCGAGTCAGCAGTTGGTATGGATCGAGGAAAACCTGGCCAAAAATGTGGATCTCGCCTCTGTGGAACGTTATACGGATGCAGCCAGCGCAAGTGTCTCTTATGAGGCGGCTGAGCTGCCATTGTCGATCAAAAGTGGCTCACATATGTTAAATATGCAAATCGCAGTTCACCAGGTTGGTGACGAGATGGACAATCGAATTACGGTGGGGTTTCCGGTGATTACGATTGAATATTGAGGGGTGAATACCTCAAGAGTTCAGACCCAATATGGAGAATATTATCAGAAAAATGAGTGTGAACATAGTGCATCCGTTCAGTTGATATGCTAAAATGGCATCACATCCTAGAAGGAACTTGCTGGTAATTGACGGTTGTATGTCGTGCATATA
Protein-coding sequences here:
- a CDS encoding sensor histidine kinase, which codes for MKTKRHTDMVTRSMGEGILLVFIVLAVVLYVLYTYGYIAPFAGWSHLIQSGLALLLLLIGIGAVFGFYQSYRVKRRLELLRETLLLWEKGSLSRTVPDLGDDDVGRLSEQLGRIGKKWEDQVSSLQRLSTHNAQLAEQARITAIVEERQRLARELHDAVSQQLFAISMTATAVGRKMEKDFERAQRQVALIEEMASVAQSEMRALLLHLRPVYLEGKQLEQGLRDLVMELKTKVPMDIVLEIDEDIDLIKGIENHLFRIIQEAMSNTLRHAKAEKMEIRLQRRTDAIRVLIRDDGQGFDLDENKQASYGLANMRERVTEIGGAIQFVTAPGKGTRIEITIPLMSDESEEEHVNGTGSRNGDRNVDQSITRG
- a CDS encoding response regulator transcription factor; translated protein: MEPEVETETETSIKVLLVDDHEMVRIGLAAVLDTEDGIEVVGEAGSGEEGIRLAQEYKPDVVLMDLVMEGMDGIEATRQVLKMYPECKVIVLTSYLDDEKMYPVIEAGAFSYLLKTSRANEVADAIRAAARGQSVLESQVASKMMNRFRQPQAAAPLHDELTEREMDVLRLLAKGKSNQDIADDLIIGIKTVKFHVTNLLAKLGVDDRTQAAIYAYKNGLAE
- a CDS encoding YwmB family TATA-box binding protein, with protein sequence MARRRPGDAQAQAVLLTRHLGLEQPVRVHQTGHDVYRSEMAVNEFTGEAGVLVNVVETGDKGYYAIVQISGDAHTDRKAIMAVHEQISQLLADSGMKATWNMSVQGTAAHAMQPDASQQLVWIEENLAKNVDLASVERYTDAASASVSYEAAELPLSIKSGSHMLNMQIAVHQVGDEMDNRITVGFPVITIEY
- the liaF gene encoding cell wall-active antibiotics response protein LiaF, translating into MDKKSKWLAVVIIIIGTMMLLNQNINLLTAAALILLTVGMLQVRKGDTRKGYRYLGIGAALLLLDNLMIVFLIVLASLAYFYSKNKKIHLDEGVMKKHNFMARYYWDQSSWTLRSMSLWHALGEVNADLSLSIPEEKQTIVLLQGVMGNVRLTLPEDYGVEIEASVLFGRINLLGEQDSGMMNKIVWRTPGYESSEHKAKFVISYIVGDLSISHS